GGAGCTGGAGTTCCACAGGGGGTTCCGGGAGAACGGCTTCGAACCCGACCCGTTCAAGACGGAAGACGTCGCCGGGATGTTCGTCGCGAGCATGGCGTTCTTCAGCGGCTTCCAGCTCGAGACGCTCGGCGCGCAGGTCGTCGCCGCGCTGACCGAGGAGAAGGGGAGTCGCGGGCGGGCGATGGAGCTGTTCGGCGACTTGAACTGGGGCAACGACCCCGGCGCGCCCACGTCCACCGTCCAACCCGAGGACGTCTACCGCCCGCCGTACACCCCCGCCGGCGGCGCGAAATCGAAGCCGAGCGGGCGGGCGGCGAGTAGAGAGCACCCCGAACGCGGCGCGACCGGTCGCCAGAACGCGCCGACCAACCGGCTCACGGGCGGCGAATTCCGAGTTCCGGCCGACGCCGAGGGCGTCCATGAGGCCGAGATGGAGCGGATTCGGACGCTGGCGACCGGCCTCGACGACCTCGGCCTCCCCATCAAGTACGGGAGCAACGCGCTGGCGGTGCAGGGCGAGGTCACCGAGAGCGGCGACGCGCTCCTCTTCGGCGGGCCGCAGATGGGGTTCAACACGCCGTCGGTGATGTACGAGGTCGGGTTGCACGGGCCGGACTTCGACGTGGCCGGCAGCACCGTGGCGGGCTACCCGTTCGTGATGTTCGGTCGCAACCGCGACGGCGCGTTCACCTCGACCGCCGGCATCGACAACTGCATCCAGACGTTCGTCGAGTCGATAGACGCCTCGGGGTCCGGACCCGCCACTTACGAGTTCCGCGGCGAGAGCCACGAGGTCGAAACCCGCGAGCAGACGATTCCGGTGAAGGGCGCCGAGGACGTCCCCTTCGCGCTTCGGCTCACCAGACACGGCGTCGTGACTCAGTGGCAGCCAGAGAAAGGCGAAGCCGTCGCCCAGACTCAGTCGTACGCGGGTAGGCACATGAACTGCTGGCGGGCGTTCTACGAGGCCCAGTTCGCGTCTTCGGCCGAGGAGTTCGGGGACGCCGCCCGGCGGTGCGACTACGCGCTCAACTTCCTGTGGGCCGGCAAGAGCGGCGATATCGGCTACTTCCACCTCGGCCGGTATCCGGACGCCGAGGCGGTCGAGTGGGACACGCGGTTACCCGCCGACGGGACGAAGTACGAGTTGACCGACGACGACTACCTCAGGGCGGCCGACGGGGAGGTTCCGTACAGCGTCAACCCGCCCGCGGGCTACGCCGCCCAGTGGAACAACAAGCCCGCGCCCGACTGGAACAACGGCGACCTGAGCTACTCCTGGAGCACCGACCACCGCGTCCAGCGCATTATCAACCTCGTGGAGCGGCGCCTCGACGAGGAGGGGAGCCTGGACTACGAGTTCCTGAAGGACGTGGTGTACGACATCGCGTTCGTGGACCTCCGGTCCATCCGGTTCCGAGACGCCCTGCTGGCGGCGCTGGAGGGCGCCGACCTAGACCGCATCGAGCGGCAGGCCAAGCGCCAACTCGAACGCTGGGACCACTACCGGCAGGGGTCGGGCCGCGACCACATGGGCGAGTACCCCGCGGGCTACACCGTCTGGAACGCGACGTTCCCCAAAGTGCTCGAGAACGTCTTCGCCGACACCCTCGGAACGGCGTGGAAGCCGGCTTCCTACTTCCTGAACTACGACTACGGGCGGGGGACGCTCATGCGGGTGCTCCACCCCGAGGAGACGGCGCTCCCGCTGGGGGCCCACTACGTCGAGGGCGACCCCGGCGACGAGTTCGTCGCCGCGTTCCGGTCGGCGGTGGCGGAACTCGACGGGAAGTTCGACGGGCCGCCGCCGCTGTGGCGCGAACCTGCCCGCGTCGCGAAACTCGACAACCTCGCGCTGTTCGGGATGCCCATCGGCGTCGGCGACGCTGGCGACATGCCGTGGCTCAACCGCGGCACCGAGAACCACTTCGTCAAGTTGAGCGACGACCCGACCGCGGAGAACGTCCTCCCGCCGGGCAACGACGGCTACGTCGCGCCCGACGGGACGACCGCCGACCACTACGACGACCAGATCGACCTGTTCGGCGACTTCGAGTACAAGCCGCTGCTGTTCGACGACGCCTTCGTGGAGATTGCCACGGAGTCCGAGCGGCGGCTCCAAACCGGCGGGACGGGCCAGTCGGACGGCGAGGACGGCGGGGACTGACGGTCCGAACGAGGGACGACGGGATGCCACGGACGCGGTGACCGCAAGGTGCGGTGGCAGGAATGCGGTGACGGGAGTGCGGCGACGGCGACGCCTCGCGCCGGCGCGAGGCGTCGCCGTCGCGAACGGAGCCGACCCCGAGCGCGTCGAAGCGAGCCGCTCCGCGTTAAGGGCGACCACCGCCGAAGGGGAGGAAACCGCCAGGAGAACGCTCGGATTCCCGACCGATACGGACCGTTTTGCCCCGCGAGCGCGTAGGGCGTGCGCATGAGTTCCGCCAATCCGCAGGGGCTTCAGGCGTTTCCCGAGGAACTTGAGGGCCGGGAATCCTGGCTCGAACCGTTCGAGTGGTACCGGGAGATGCGCGAGGACGACCCCGTCAGGTACGACCCCGAGCGCCGGTCGTGGGACGTGTTCCGGTACGACGACGTGAAGCGGATTCTGGACGACGACGAAACCTTCTCGGTGAATCCCCGACTCGCCAGCGACTTCGTGGAACCGGACAACCCCGGCGAGGGCCTCGTATTCGACACGATGCTGTTCCAGGACCCGCCGCGCCACGACGAACTCCGCGGCGTCGTCGACGAGGAGTTCCAGCCCCGGGCGCTCCGCGAGCGCGAACCCCACTTCCGGGAACTGGCGGCCGACCTGCTGGACGACGCCGTCGAGCGCGGCGGCGACCGACTGGAGGTCGTCGACGACCTCGCGTACCCGCTCCCGGTGACCATCATCGCCGAACTGCTCGGCGTTCCGGCCGACGAGCGCGACCGGTTCAAGGCGTGGTCGGACACCCTCGTCGAGGCGGCGAGCGACGAGGAGGGCGACGAGGAGTACGTCCAGCGCCAGCAGCAGGCGCAGATGGAGATGGCCCAATACTTCTTCGAGATGATCGCCGACCGTCGCGAGGACCCGCGGGACGACCTGATGTCCCGAATCGTCACCGCGGAGCTGAGCGACGGCGGCCGACTCTCCGAGCAGGAGGCGCTGGGCATGTGCATCCTGTTGCTCATCGCGGGCAACATCACGACGACGAACCTCATCACGAACGCAGTCCGGTGTTTCGCCGACGCGGACGCCGACCTGTTCGAGCGCCTCCGGGGCGACGAGCGCGGACCCACGAACGCGCTGGAGGAGGTAATCCGCTATCGGTCGCCGGTGCAGGCGATGACCCGCGTCGCGACAGAAGACGTGGAGATGCGCAGCGAAACCGTCGAGGAGGGCGACCGCGTCGTCGTCTGGCTAGGGTCGGCCAACCGCGACGAACGGCGGTTCGAGGACGCCGACGCGTTCCGGCCGGACCGCTCGCCGAACCAGCACCTCGGGTTCGGCCACGGCACCCACTACTGTCTCGGCGCGCCGCTGGCGCGATTGGAGGCCAAGATCGGGCTCACGGAGCTACTGGACCGCGTCGAGGACGTTCGGCTCGACGCCGACGAACTCCGGCCGACGCGGAGTTCGTTCGTCTACGGCGTCGAGTCGCTCCCGATTCGGTACAGGAGACGGACCTAGGCGCTACTCCGCCTCGGTCGCTCCGGTCGCCCGCGCTCGGCCGCCCCCGTGCCGATACAGCACCCACAGCGTGACGAGAACCGCCAGCGCGGTCATCGCCGCGATGGCGGCGAACGCCACCTGCAACCCCGGCCCCTCGATGAGCGCGCCGAACAGCGGCGGCGCGAGCGCGCTCCCGGTCATGGTGCCGACCGTGATGACCGCGAAGTTGCGGCCGAGGTCGGCGCGGGCCGACACCGCGTCGGCGAGTTTCGACCGGGCGGGACCCGCGAGCGCGCGGGTCCCGCCGACGACGAGGAGACACGCCACCGCCGCGAGCGCCGGAATCGCCATCGTCGCCAGCGCGCCGACGAAGAGGACGACAACGGCGTAGCTACCGACGATGAGCGGGCCGGGCGAAAAGCGGTCCGAGAGGTCGCCGCCGACCAGCACCATCACCGCGCCGACGACGAACATCGCCGAGAGGGTGAGGTTCGCCGCGTCGAGGCCGAGTCCGTAGCCGTCACGGAGCAACACCACCGCGTAGGAGGTGACGGCCCAGCTCGCGGTGGAGGCGACGAGCGCGAGCGCCGCGAGCGCGAGGACGGCCGGGGACGCCAGGACGGCGCGGAGTTCGCGCCGCGCGCCGGAGTAGCCGCGGCGGGCCGCCGCGCGGAGTTTCGAGGCGGGTTTCGGCGACCGCGACGGCGCAGCCGCGCCGTCGCGGTCGCCGGGTCCGGGTTCCCCGAATCCAGGAGCGTCGGGGTCGGAGCAGTCGGCTTCGACTTCGGGCGCCGTCACGTCCCGACTCACGTACCGCTGGAAGGTGGCGAGCGTGACCGCGGCGTAGATCAGTCCGAAGGCGCCGACCGCCCCGACCGCGTGACGCCACGTCAGGCCGGAGACGCCGACCATCGCCGTGACGAGCACCGGTGGCGCGCCGAAGCCCAGACTCCCCAGGAAGCCCCGGACGCTGAACGCCCGCGCGCGGAGGTGTTCGGGCGTCGCATCGGCGAGTATCGGGAAGTGGGCTGGGTGGTGGCCGGCGACACCGATACCGAGGAGGGCCTGGCCCGCGACGAGCACCGCGAAGGTGGGCGCGAGCGCGACGACGAAGACGCCCGCGGTGCCGAGGGCGAGCGAGAGGCCGAACGCGAGTCGCCGGTCGTAGTTGTCCGAGAGGTAGCCGAAGGGCAACTGGAACGCGGCGTTGGCCGCGCCCTGGACGCCCATCGCCACGCCGAGCGCGGCGAGCGAGACGTGGAACTCGTCGGCGAGGATGGTGAGGATGGGCGGGAACAGCACGAGGTAGGTGTGGTTGACGAACTCCGCGCCGCCGACCAGCGCCACGACGAGCAGCGTCTCGCGGGTCACGCCCTCGTCGGCGAGCGCGCGTCCGGGAGTGTCGAGGATCCCCACGGTGTTTCGTCTCGAAGTGCCGGAGGTGACGACAAGTAGGCTTCGCTCCCGGAAAAACGGGTGACACCGACCGGCCCGCCCGTCGACGGCGGCGAGACGTCAGCGACCGGTGAGTGCGGGCGGGCTACCAGAAAGCACTTACCGGTCTTGTGAATCGGTTGAGATATGTGTCCCCGCACGCCCTCCCGCCGAGCAGTCATCGCTACCGCCGGAAGCGCGCTCTTCGCCGGATGCGTCGGCTCCCTCCCCGGCGGCCGGACGACGGCCACCGAAACCGCGCGGCGCTCGGAGACGACCGCGGCGCGACCGCGCGACCCCGCCAGCGGTCCGCGGGCGTCCGAATCCTCGTGGGCCCAACCCGGCCGGACGGCCGGCCACGCGGGGTACAACCGGACGATGGACGCGCCGGCGGCCGAACCCTCAGAGGAGTGGCGGAAGCGACTCGAAGGGCCGCTGACGACGCCGACCGTGGTCGCCGACACCGTCTACGTCACCCGCGGCGACCTCACGGACGGAGCGCCGGTCGCGACCGTCGAGGCGTACGACCTCGCGTCGGGGTCGCGTCGGTGGTCGACCTCGCTGGAGACGACGTACGAGTTCAGCGCCCCGTTCGACAACCTCCGGCCGGTCTACCACCGCGGAACGCTGTACCTGGCCACCGGGGAGAGCGCGACCGCGGTCGACGCGCGGTCCGGTGCGGTCCTCTGGAACACGGCCGTCGAGACGTCCGTGAACGACCCGCCGATAGTCGGCGACCACGGGGTCTACGTCTGCGGCGTCGTCGACGGCGTCATCGTCGCGCTCGACCACGACGGCACCGAGCGGTGGCGATACCCGGAACAGAAGGCGACGACCGAACGCAGCGTCGACCTCGGTTCGGGCGGGATTAGCCAGCCGGCGCTCGCCGACGGGACGCTGTACGCGTCGTTCTCCGGAGCGGGGCGACTCGTCGCGCTCGACGCGGCGAGCGGAGAGGAGCAGTGGCGACACGAACCGGACGACGGGGCGGGCGTCAGTAGCGGCGTGGTCGTCGCCACGGCCGACGAACTCGTCCGGGCGTCGTTCGGCGGCGTCGAGGTCTTCGAGCGCGACGGGACGCACCGGTGGCAATACGGCAGCATCGACGAGGCGGTCATCCGGCCGGCGGTCGCCCACGGCACCGTCTTCGTCGCCGGCCTCGAAGGCCGGGTCCTCGCGCTCGACCTCGCCGACGGGACCGAGACGTGGCGGACGCGCCTCGCCCCCCGGAAGTTCGTCCAGGGGACGATTCCGGTCGTCGCGAACGGCGCGGTCCACGCGCTCCGGACGACTCCCTCGGAGCAGACCGTCGCGGTCCACGCCCTCGACTGGGAGTCCGGCGACGAGAAGTGGACGCTCACCCGGACGGGGACCCGGGGCCGCGGGCCGGTTCCGGCGGAGGACCGATACGTGCTCGCCACCCAGACGACGCCGCGGGAACAGCGGGAGGAGAAGACGGTTTCTGAAGGCCTCGATACGGAATCCTCGCTGCGGGCGTTCTCGCCGTAACTGTCGTGAGGAGCCGCATCGCGGCGGTTTCGCGGGGCGCGGCCGCCGACGGCGGCCGCGCCCCACGCGGCGGCGGTCGAGGGTACTGCACTTTTTTTACGATGCCGGACACATTTGCGAGCGATGACCGACAGCGAGACGGTACTCGTCACCGGCGGAACAGGCTTCATCGGGTCGTACGTCGCCCAGGACCTCGCCGAGGCGGGCCACGACGTGGTCGCCTTCGACCTCTCGACCGACACGCACATCCTGGAGAAACTCGGCGTCGCCGACGACGTCGAGGCCGTCCGGGGCGACCTCACCGACCCGACGAGCGTCTTCCGCGCCGTCGAGGAGAGCGGGGCGACCCGCATCGTCCACCTCGCGGCGCTGTTGACCTCGCTCGCCCGCGAGAACCCCCGGGGCGCGGCGGAGGTCAACATCCTCGGGACGAACAACGTCTTCGAGGCCGCCCGGACCTTCGACGACCAGGTCGAGCGGGTGGCGTGGGCCTCCTCGGCCGCGGTCTACGCCCCGCCGTCGAACTACGACCACGACTGGGTCGACGAGGAGGACCTCGTCTACCCCGACACGCTCTACGGCGCGACCAAGGAGTACAACGAGCACCAGGCGAAGGTGTACTTCGAGGATCACGACCTGAGCCACGTCGGCCTGCGGCCGACGGTGGCCTACGGCCCGTACCGCGAAACCGGCGGGTCGGCGTTCCTCGCGAACATCGTCGAGAAACCGGCGCTCGGCGAGTCGTTCTCGGTGGAGTACGGCGACCAGGTCATCGACTGGCAGCACGTCGAGGACATCGCCCAGGCGTTCCGGAAGGCGGCGTTCGCGCCCGAGTCCGACCTCGGCCAGCGCATCTACAACGTCCGCGGCGAGACGGCGACCATCCGGGAGGCCGCCGAAACCGTCCAGAAGATACTGCCCGACGCCGACATCGAGGTCAGCGACGAGGGCGAACTCCCCTGGACCCAGAAACTCGACATGACCGACGCCCAGGAGGACCTGGGCTACGACCCCGAGTTGGACCTCGAAGCCGGCTTCCGCAAGTACATCGACGTCCTGCGGGAGGAGAACGGACTGGACCCCGTGGAGTGATTGGCAGCGAGGCGAGCGAGTTTCCGCTGACGGCACTCCTTCTGCGAGAGTAGTGGAGCGAGGTCCGAACGGGACGACGGAGAAACGACGGACCCGAAAGTGGCGACGCGTTTCAGGTCGACGGCTCCCCCGTAGTTTTATATTCTTTGCCGTATTTTACTTCTTCGGAGTTGCATCTTTAGCTTTCTGATTGGAGTTCTGCGTCACGTGCGACGCCGCAATTCCGCAACGATGGTCGGACGGTAGACCGCCGTGACGTCGGTACCGGTAGCCACCGATTCCGCCTCGGCGAGGACCGGTTGCTTCGAGCGCCGACGCTGGACGATTACCCGCGAAGGCGTTCGGTGTCACCGAACGGGGCGACCGCCGCGACTGCATGATTATTCGTCGTAGTTTCGGAGTTTATCCCTATCATCGATTTCTATAACAACATTAGGATTGTTATGGTAGCGGGGGAAAATCCGTTCGGTGTCACCGAACGTTCTGCGAGAGTGACCGGCGTCGTGCGATTCGTCCCAGGTTCGGATTCGCTAGTCGGGCGCGACAGGGACTCGGTCGACTCCGCGATTCCCGACAATTTTAGTAGCCGTCCCGCACCAGTTCGTGGTATGGGTGAACAACACGGTGGCGGGCGCACGGTGAAATCGGACGGGACTCTGTTCTCCATCGTCGAACAGCTCCGCGCGTCGGACGGGGCGGGCGTCACCGAACTCGCGAACCGACTCGACGTCGCGAAGAGCACGGTCCACGACCACCTCTCGACGATACGCGACCGCGGATTCGTCGTCAAGCGCGGGAACGAGTACCACCTCGGTCTGGAGTTCTTCAACTACGGACAGTACGTTCGAAACCAGTTCGAACTCTACGAGGCCGCCAAACCCATCATCGACGAACTCGCGGAGACGACCGGCGAGATGGTGTGGCTGGTCGTCCACGAGAACGGCCAGGTGATGTACCTCTACGGCTGTGCCGGCCAGACCGACATCGACGAGAACACCCTCATCGGTTCGTGGGCGTACATGCACAGCAACTCCGCGGGCAAGGCCATCCTGGCACACCTCCCCGACGCCGAACTCGAGTACGTCCTCGAACGCCACGGACTCCCCCAGCGGACGCCGAATACCATCACCGACCGCGACGAACTCGAAGCGGAACTCGAAGCGGTCCGCGAGCGGGGGTACGCGCTCAACCTGGGCGAGGACCTGAAGGGGATCCACGCGGTGAGCGTCCCGCTGTTGTTCGAAGACCGGATTCGCGGCGCCATCGCGATCGCCGGCCCCGCCCACCGGATGACCCGCGAACGCTGCGAGACGGAACTCATCGAACAACTGTCGGCGCTGACGAACGACATCGAACTGAGCCTGGCGTACGGGTAACGTATCGCACACCCGTTCGTCGAGGCCGAACGACCGGTCCGAACGCGCGTCGGAGCCGGAACGCACCGTCGGTTCGAAAAACGCTTTGGCGCTCGCGGACGCAGTCACGCGACGATGATCGAAGAGATCGCACCCGGCGTCTACGACCTGAGCAT
This genomic window from Halorussus vallis contains:
- a CDS encoding penicillin acylase family protein — encoded protein: MPRDGDGERDGGEEEHDGGESERFEVSRRDVLRAGAGVAGTAAVAETTLGYERRDGAEPDTVTVRRDGYGVPHVYARGADDRAPTFFGYGYVTAEDRLYQLELYRRYYHGTVSAVLGEKWVDFDKEARRNTAAGEPLDAQFEEQLTGDQREVLGAFRDGINRYVEEVRESEELEFHRGFRENGFEPDPFKTEDVAGMFVASMAFFSGFQLETLGAQVVAALTEEKGSRGRAMELFGDLNWGNDPGAPTSTVQPEDVYRPPYTPAGGAKSKPSGRAASREHPERGATGRQNAPTNRLTGGEFRVPADAEGVHEAEMERIRTLATGLDDLGLPIKYGSNALAVQGEVTESGDALLFGGPQMGFNTPSVMYEVGLHGPDFDVAGSTVAGYPFVMFGRNRDGAFTSTAGIDNCIQTFVESIDASGSGPATYEFRGESHEVETREQTIPVKGAEDVPFALRLTRHGVVTQWQPEKGEAVAQTQSYAGRHMNCWRAFYEAQFASSAEEFGDAARRCDYALNFLWAGKSGDIGYFHLGRYPDAEAVEWDTRLPADGTKYELTDDDYLRAADGEVPYSVNPPAGYAAQWNNKPAPDWNNGDLSYSWSTDHRVQRIINLVERRLDEEGSLDYEFLKDVVYDIAFVDLRSIRFRDALLAALEGADLDRIERQAKRQLERWDHYRQGSGRDHMGEYPAGYTVWNATFPKVLENVFADTLGTAWKPASYFLNYDYGRGTLMRVLHPEETALPLGAHYVEGDPGDEFVAAFRSAVAELDGKFDGPPPLWREPARVAKLDNLALFGMPIGVGDAGDMPWLNRGTENHFVKLSDDPTAENVLPPGNDGYVAPDGTTADHYDDQIDLFGDFEYKPLLFDDAFVEIATESERRLQTGGTGQSDGEDGGD
- a CDS encoding cytochrome P450; this encodes MSSANPQGLQAFPEELEGRESWLEPFEWYREMREDDPVRYDPERRSWDVFRYDDVKRILDDDETFSVNPRLASDFVEPDNPGEGLVFDTMLFQDPPRHDELRGVVDEEFQPRALREREPHFRELAADLLDDAVERGGDRLEVVDDLAYPLPVTIIAELLGVPADERDRFKAWSDTLVEAASDEEGDEEYVQRQQQAQMEMAQYFFEMIADRREDPRDDLMSRIVTAELSDGGRLSEQEALGMCILLLIAGNITTTNLITNAVRCFADADADLFERLRGDERGPTNALEEVIRYRSPVQAMTRVATEDVEMRSETVEEGDRVVVWLGSANRDERRFEDADAFRPDRSPNQHLGFGHGTHYCLGAPLARLEAKIGLTELLDRVEDVRLDADELRPTRSSFVYGVESLPIRYRRRT
- a CDS encoding MFS transporter, which encodes MGILDTPGRALADEGVTRETLLVVALVGGAEFVNHTYLVLFPPILTILADEFHVSLAALGVAMGVQGAANAAFQLPFGYLSDNYDRRLAFGLSLALGTAGVFVVALAPTFAVLVAGQALLGIGVAGHHPAHFPILADATPEHLRARAFSVRGFLGSLGFGAPPVLVTAMVGVSGLTWRHAVGAVGAFGLIYAAVTLATFQRYVSRDVTAPEVEADCSDPDAPGFGEPGPGDRDGAAAPSRSPKPASKLRAAARRGYSGARRELRAVLASPAVLALAALALVASTASWAVTSYAVVLLRDGYGLGLDAANLTLSAMFVVGAVMVLVGGDLSDRFSPGPLIVGSYAVVVLFVGALATMAIPALAAVACLLVVGGTRALAGPARSKLADAVSARADLGRNFAVITVGTMTGSALAPPLFGALIEGPGLQVAFAAIAAMTALAVLVTLWVLYRHGGGRARATGATEAE
- a CDS encoding outer membrane protein assembly factor BamB family protein, whose product is MCPRTPSRRAVIATAGSALFAGCVGSLPGGRTTATETARRSETTAARPRDPASGPRASESSWAQPGRTAGHAGYNRTMDAPAAEPSEEWRKRLEGPLTTPTVVADTVYVTRGDLTDGAPVATVEAYDLASGSRRWSTSLETTYEFSAPFDNLRPVYHRGTLYLATGESATAVDARSGAVLWNTAVETSVNDPPIVGDHGVYVCGVVDGVIVALDHDGTERWRYPEQKATTERSVDLGSGGISQPALADGTLYASFSGAGRLVALDAASGEEQWRHEPDDGAGVSSGVVVATADELVRASFGGVEVFERDGTHRWQYGSIDEAVIRPAVAHGTVFVAGLEGRVLALDLADGTETWRTRLAPRKFVQGTIPVVANGAVHALRTTPSEQTVAVHALDWESGDEKWTLTRTGTRGRGPVPAEDRYVLATQTTPREQREEKTVSEGLDTESSLRAFSP
- a CDS encoding NAD-dependent epimerase/dehydratase family protein, which gives rise to MTDSETVLVTGGTGFIGSYVAQDLAEAGHDVVAFDLSTDTHILEKLGVADDVEAVRGDLTDPTSVFRAVEESGATRIVHLAALLTSLARENPRGAAEVNILGTNNVFEAARTFDDQVERVAWASSAAVYAPPSNYDHDWVDEEDLVYPDTLYGATKEYNEHQAKVYFEDHDLSHVGLRPTVAYGPYRETGGSAFLANIVEKPALGESFSVEYGDQVIDWQHVEDIAQAFRKAAFAPESDLGQRIYNVRGETATIREAAETVQKILPDADIEVSDEGELPWTQKLDMTDAQEDLGYDPELDLEAGFRKYIDVLREENGLDPVE
- a CDS encoding IclR family transcriptional regulator; protein product: MGEQHGGGRTVKSDGTLFSIVEQLRASDGAGVTELANRLDVAKSTVHDHLSTIRDRGFVVKRGNEYHLGLEFFNYGQYVRNQFELYEAAKPIIDELAETTGEMVWLVVHENGQVMYLYGCAGQTDIDENTLIGSWAYMHSNSAGKAILAHLPDAELEYVLERHGLPQRTPNTITDRDELEAELEAVRERGYALNLGEDLKGIHAVSVPLLFEDRIRGAIAIAGPAHRMTRERCETELIEQLSALTNDIELSLAYG